In one Halosimplex halophilum genomic region, the following are encoded:
- a CDS encoding GIY-YIG nuclease family protein gives MTDPRTADPDHFVYVLRCADDTLYTGYTTDVQRRVREHDDGAGAKYTRGRTPVELVHVEGFDSKSAAMSREYEIKDGSRAAKERLVAEGGVPESVDLPVGLLADDAR, from the coding sequence ATGACCGACCCGCGGACCGCCGACCCCGACCACTTCGTCTACGTCCTGCGGTGCGCCGACGACACGCTTTACACCGGCTACACGACCGACGTGCAGCGGCGCGTCCGTGAACACGACGACGGCGCGGGCGCGAAGTACACCCGGGGCCGGACGCCGGTCGAGCTCGTCCACGTCGAGGGGTTCGACTCGAAGTCCGCCGCCATGTCCCGGGAGTACGAGATCAAGGACGGCTCCCGGGCCGCGAAGGAACGCCTCGTCGCCGAGGGCGGCGTGCCCGAGTCAGTCGACCTGCCGGTCGGCCTGCTGGCCGACGACGCGCGGTGA
- a CDS encoding DUF7563 family protein translates to MPTCNHCGAHVSDQFARVFADETGAVHACPSCSANAGIAEVARERAPEV, encoded by the coding sequence ATGCCAACGTGTAATCACTGCGGCGCGCACGTCTCCGACCAGTTCGCCCGCGTCTTCGCCGACGAGACCGGTGCGGTTCACGCCTGTCCGAGCTGCTCGGCGAACGCGGGCATCGCGGAAGTCGCGAGAGAGCGCGCCCCCGAAGTGTAG
- the larB gene encoding nickel pincer cofactor biosynthesis protein LarB, with protein MRELLEAVAAGELSPAEAEAELAGYATGEAGRFDAARTTRSGVPEAVLADGKTPAEVAALASTSVETTGRTIVTRADEAVTEAVEDVLGADHPEATVEADGRSGVVVATTPEFERPDLDAAVGVVTAGTSDAVPAGEAAAIAREMGATVERVDDVGVASLARVVDSLETLREQDVLVVAAGREGALPTVLAGLVDVPIIGLPVSTGYGHAGEGEAALSGMIQSCTALSVVNVDAGFTAGAQAGLIARRIDAARSDG; from the coding sequence ATGCGCGAACTACTCGAGGCGGTCGCGGCGGGCGAGCTCTCGCCGGCCGAGGCCGAGGCGGAGCTCGCGGGCTACGCCACCGGCGAGGCCGGGCGGTTCGACGCCGCCCGGACGACCCGGAGCGGCGTCCCCGAAGCGGTGCTCGCGGACGGCAAGACGCCGGCGGAGGTGGCGGCACTGGCCTCGACCTCCGTCGAGACGACCGGCAGGACGATCGTGACCCGCGCGGACGAGGCGGTCACCGAGGCCGTCGAAGACGTACTGGGTGCCGACCACCCCGAGGCGACGGTCGAGGCGGACGGCCGGTCGGGCGTCGTCGTCGCGACGACCCCGGAGTTCGAGCGACCGGACCTGGACGCGGCCGTCGGGGTCGTGACGGCCGGGACTTCCGACGCCGTCCCCGCGGGAGAGGCCGCCGCCATCGCCCGCGAGATGGGCGCCACCGTCGAACGCGTCGACGACGTGGGCGTCGCCTCGCTCGCGCGCGTGGTGGACTCGCTGGAGACCCTGCGCGAACAGGACGTGCTCGTCGTCGCCGCCGGTCGCGAGGGCGCACTGCCGACCGTGCTGGCCGGGCTGGTCGACGTGCCGATCATCGGGCTCCCCGTCTCGACGGGCTACGGCCACGCCGGGGAGGGCGAGGCCGCGCTCTCGGGGATGATCCAGTCGTGTACCGCCCTCTCGGTCGTCAACGTCGACGCCGGGTTCACCGCCGGCGCGCAGGCGGGGCTGATCGCCCGTCGCATCGACGCCGCGCGGAGCGACGGATGA
- a CDS encoding DUF1931 family protein — protein sequence MADLIVKNSVKEALEDMNVSRDFYDALDEEVEELLDEAQRRAEANDRKTVQPRDL from the coding sequence ATGGCAGACCTCATTGTCAAGAACTCGGTCAAGGAAGCGCTCGAAGACATGAACGTCTCCCGCGACTTTTACGACGCCCTCGACGAGGAAGTCGAGGAGCTGCTCGACGAGGCGCAGCGACGCGCCGAGGCCAACGACCGGAAGACGGTCCAGCCGCGCGACCTGTAA
- the rpiA gene encoding ribose-5-phosphate isomerase RpiA → MNQSEREAAKRRAGERAAEAVEDGTVVGLGSGSTAAHAVRALGREVDAGLDIEGVPTSFQAREIAVDEGIPLTTLDESDVDLAIDGADQIAGADLVKGGGGAHAREKVVDAAADRLLVVVDPTKEVDVLDDPVPVEVLPDARSPVADAVRRLGGRPELRRADRKSGPVVSDNGNLILDCEFGAMPDPAGLAADLSALPGVVEHGLFVDFADEVYVGTETDVTVFEP, encoded by the coding sequence ATGAACCAGAGCGAGCGCGAGGCGGCCAAGCGCCGCGCGGGCGAGCGCGCGGCCGAAGCGGTCGAAGACGGCACCGTCGTCGGACTCGGGAGCGGCAGCACCGCGGCCCACGCCGTCCGGGCGCTCGGCCGCGAGGTCGACGCCGGGCTCGACATCGAGGGCGTCCCCACGTCGTTCCAGGCCAGGGAGATCGCCGTCGACGAGGGGATCCCGCTGACGACGCTCGACGAGAGCGACGTCGACCTGGCGATCGACGGCGCCGACCAGATCGCGGGCGCCGACCTCGTGAAGGGCGGGGGCGGCGCCCACGCCCGCGAGAAGGTGGTCGACGCCGCCGCCGACCGGCTGCTCGTCGTCGTCGACCCCACCAAGGAGGTCGACGTGCTCGACGACCCGGTGCCCGTCGAAGTGCTACCGGACGCCCGCTCGCCAGTCGCCGACGCCGTCCGCCGGCTCGGCGGCCGGCCGGAACTCAGGCGGGCCGACCGCAAGAGCGGCCCCGTCGTCTCGGACAACGGCAACCTGATCCTCGACTGCGAGTTCGGCGCGATGCCCGACCCCGCCGGGCTGGCGGCGGACCTGTCGGCGCTGCCGGGCGTCGTGGAGCACGGGCTGTTCGTCGACTTCGCCGACGAGGTCTACGTCGGGACGGAGACTGACGTAACCGTCTTCGAGCCCTGA
- a CDS encoding DUF7501 family protein has protein sequence MAATDSWNDPERCPFCGERLASPGAGFVDHTAERPECEAKFETWRDRVGGDLRGGWSG, from the coding sequence ATGGCAGCGACAGACTCCTGGAACGACCCCGAGCGGTGTCCGTTCTGCGGCGAACGACTCGCGTCGCCGGGCGCGGGCTTCGTCGACCACACGGCCGAGCGCCCCGAGTGCGAGGCGAAGTTCGAGACGTGGCGCGACCGGGTCGGTGGCGACCTCCGCGGCGGCTGGAGCGGCTGA
- the glmM gene encoding phosphoglucosamine mutase gives MFGTSGIRGPVGEDVTAELALSVGRAVGVGADRVVVGRDARESGRLLTDALSAGLRESGVDVVDLGLAATPTVARSVAREDADAGVAVTASHNPAPDNGIKLWQPSGQAYDADLRAEVERRLREDAADLAAWDELGDRVDRDTADGRHVDALVDAVDVPEPLSVVVDVGNGAGGVTVDALQRLGCEVETLNAQPDGSFPGRPSEPTAENCESLAALVAETDADLGIAHDGDADRMRCVAADGTYLSGDVTLALLAREAASPGQRVAAPVDTSLAVDDHLAEVDVSVERTQVGDVYVAERAGEGGVAFGGEPSGAWIWPGETLCPDGPLAACKVAALAAERPLADRLAEVETYPIRRDSVETAEKGAVMERVTERVLAEYGDVTTLDGVRVDLGDAWFLLRASGTQPLVRITAEARDADRAEAVFAEARDLLDDAVGA, from the coding sequence ATGTTCGGAACCAGCGGCATCCGGGGACCGGTCGGTGAGGACGTGACCGCGGAGCTAGCCCTCTCGGTCGGGCGGGCCGTCGGCGTCGGCGCCGACCGCGTCGTCGTCGGCCGCGACGCCCGCGAGAGCGGGCGGCTCCTGACGGACGCGCTGAGTGCCGGTCTCCGCGAATCCGGCGTCGACGTCGTCGACCTCGGCCTCGCCGCGACGCCCACGGTCGCCCGGAGCGTCGCCCGCGAGGACGCCGACGCCGGCGTCGCGGTCACCGCCTCGCACAACCCCGCGCCCGACAACGGTATCAAGCTCTGGCAGCCCTCCGGGCAGGCCTACGACGCCGACCTGCGCGCGGAGGTCGAGCGCCGACTCCGCGAGGACGCCGCCGACCTCGCGGCGTGGGACGAACTCGGCGACCGGGTCGACCGCGACACCGCCGACGGCCGCCACGTCGACGCCCTGGTCGACGCGGTCGACGTGCCGGAACCGCTGTCGGTCGTCGTCGACGTGGGCAACGGCGCGGGGGGCGTCACCGTCGACGCGCTCCAGCGGCTCGGTTGCGAGGTCGAGACGCTCAACGCCCAGCCCGACGGGTCCTTCCCCGGTCGGCCCAGCGAACCGACCGCCGAGAACTGCGAGTCGCTCGCCGCCCTCGTGGCGGAGACGGACGCGGACCTGGGGATCGCCCACGACGGCGACGCCGACCGGATGCGCTGTGTCGCCGCCGACGGTACGTATCTCTCGGGCGACGTGACCCTCGCGCTGCTGGCCCGCGAGGCGGCGAGCCCGGGCCAGCGCGTCGCCGCGCCCGTCGACACCAGTCTGGCCGTCGACGACCACCTCGCCGAAGTCGACGTGTCCGTCGAGCGTACGCAGGTGGGCGACGTGTACGTCGCCGAACGGGCGGGCGAGGGCGGCGTCGCCTTCGGCGGCGAGCCCAGCGGCGCCTGGATCTGGCCGGGGGAGACGCTCTGCCCGGACGGCCCGCTCGCCGCGTGCAAGGTCGCCGCGCTCGCCGCCGAGCGCCCGCTGGCCGACCGCCTCGCCGAGGTCGAGACCTACCCGATCCGCCGGGACTCCGTCGAGACCGCCGAGAAGGGCGCCGTCATGGAGCGGGTGACCGAGCGGGTCCTCGCGGAGTACGGCGACGTGACGACGCTGGACGGCGTCCGCGTCGACCTGGGCGACGCCTGGTTCCTCCTGCGGGCCAGCGGCACCCAGCCCCTGGTCCGGATCACCGCCGAGGCCCGCGACGCCGACCGCGCCGAGGCCGTCTTCGCCGAAGCGCGGGACCTGCTGGACGACGCCGTCGGGGCGTAG
- a CDS encoding DUF7563 family protein → MPECQNCGSFVTADYARVFTPNGVESPRVCPQCEDKIRDGADVREARSTRRG, encoded by the coding sequence ATGCCGGAATGCCAGAACTGCGGTTCCTTCGTGACGGCGGACTACGCACGGGTGTTCACGCCCAACGGGGTCGAGTCGCCGCGCGTCTGTCCTCAGTGTGAGGACAAGATCCGCGACGGGGCCGACGTCCGCGAGGCGCGCTCGACCCGTCGCGGCTAG
- a CDS encoding aryl-sulfate sulfotransferase gives MDWDSLELTRPLAARLCVVALVAALLVPSGVSALTHEPVELQKGAIDEAANGTTVIAVQGFKGRGQNSSKKPARLVGVGPEGDLEWNYEPKEDVTWFYDVDPLDDGTLLVVGARTDGTTVFKYDPDTNSRVWTERLDIHDTHDVDLINGDQLLIANMRNYNETTGTNNDRIFVYNRTTGETEWEYRFERIYDRGDGGSYTGDWTHVNDVDKIGEGRYMASPRNMDEVVVINRSTKEVELSLGAPGDHSVIYEQHNPNYIESEDGTPTVVVADSENDRVVEYEYAGGEGRNATWERTWNLGVDGNLNWPRDADRLPNGNTLVTDSLNHRVMEVTPEGEVVWEYYAPWGTYEAERMHLGDEPGGPTIADQDAEGAYALNGSAALTPGATERATFASWLRNTFAGTPISGQVDSFAERWAHVAPWVRPVWMDPWAFVAFLGAAVVTLGWTGAEAVYHRRWIGGRLRAGYERLRPSDGADSTRSDD, from the coding sequence ATGGACTGGGATTCACTCGAACTCACGCGCCCGCTGGCCGCCCGTCTCTGCGTGGTCGCCCTCGTCGCGGCACTGCTCGTGCCGTCGGGCGTCTCGGCGCTCACGCACGAACCCGTCGAACTCCAGAAGGGCGCCATCGACGAGGCCGCCAACGGCACAACCGTCATCGCCGTCCAGGGGTTCAAGGGCCGCGGACAGAACAGCTCCAAGAAGCCCGCGCGGCTCGTCGGCGTCGGTCCCGAGGGCGACCTCGAGTGGAACTACGAGCCCAAGGAGGACGTGACGTGGTTCTACGACGTGGACCCGCTGGACGACGGCACGCTGCTGGTCGTCGGCGCCCGCACCGACGGCACGACCGTCTTCAAGTACGACCCCGACACGAACAGCCGCGTCTGGACGGAGCGGCTCGACATCCACGACACCCACGACGTGGACCTGATCAACGGCGATCAGCTGCTGATCGCCAACATGCGCAACTACAACGAGACGACCGGGACGAACAACGACCGCATCTTCGTCTACAACCGGACGACCGGCGAGACGGAGTGGGAGTACCGCTTCGAGCGCATCTACGACCGCGGGGACGGCGGCAGCTACACCGGCGACTGGACCCACGTCAACGACGTGGACAAGATCGGCGAGGGCCGGTACATGGCCTCGCCGCGCAACATGGACGAGGTGGTCGTGATCAACCGCTCGACCAAGGAGGTCGAGCTGTCGCTCGGCGCCCCCGGCGACCACAGCGTCATCTACGAGCAGCACAACCCCAACTACATCGAGAGCGAGGACGGGACCCCGACCGTCGTCGTCGCCGACAGCGAGAACGACCGCGTCGTCGAGTACGAGTACGCGGGCGGCGAGGGTCGCAACGCCACCTGGGAGCGCACCTGGAACCTCGGGGTCGACGGCAACCTGAACTGGCCCCGCGACGCCGACCGCCTCCCCAACGGCAACACGCTCGTCACCGACTCGCTCAACCACCGCGTCATGGAGGTCACCCCCGAGGGCGAAGTGGTCTGGGAGTACTACGCCCCCTGGGGCACCTACGAGGCCGAGCGAATGCATCTCGGCGACGAACCCGGCGGCCCCACCATCGCCGACCAGGACGCCGAGGGCGCCTACGCCCTGAACGGTAGCGCCGCGCTCACCCCCGGCGCGACCGAACGGGCCACCTTCGCCTCGTGGCTCCGCAACACGTTCGCGGGCACGCCCATCTCGGGACAGGTCGACTCGTTCGCCGAGCGGTGGGCCCACGTCGCCCCCTGGGTCCGCCCCGTCTGGATGGACCCGTGGGCGTTCGTCGCCTTCCTCGGCGCCGCCGTCGTCACCCTCGGCTGGACCGGCGCCGAGGCGGTCTACCACCGCCGCTGGATCGGCGGCCGCCTCCGCGCCGGCTACGAGCGCCTGCGCCCCTCGGACGGCGCCGACTCGACCCGCTCGGACGACTGA
- a CDS encoding outer membrane protein assembly factor BamB family protein, with translation MTEIGRRCALCVLGSALVGGCVTDFGSPDAPPTRTREPLEWTVEDGPADVTADPDERPAPGSWPMAGYDAAGTAAAPVENAPEGVPLERTWSESTGQNGPTAPVVADGTLLVVTTHHDAALSAFDPADGAERWSATYDDVSHVTPAIGDGAGFAPWENDGTGSYLGAVGLSDSERRWRRTLSASVSASPVIAGDTVFTGHEFDPAVLAVDARSGELGVRLALSDPGTAVRCVAVADGRAYVGANGSNSDYPNLGWVLALDPDAGAVEWVYPGAPVRDLAVSDGTVYAATEAGITALDADGGETVWTAHSEETIDSADSVAVTDDVVVGGTHERVAAFDAPSGDRRWAAPVGGRNVLACAGDTVFAAGLVANEDSWVLATFATDDGTERSRRALDAEPTGGTVAAGSVFVVTEYGTLHRFGAG, from the coding sequence GTGACGGAGATCGGACGGCGCTGCGCCCTCTGTGTCCTCGGAAGCGCACTGGTCGGCGGTTGCGTGACGGACTTCGGGTCCCCGGACGCCCCTCCAACGCGGACGCGGGAGCCGCTCGAATGGACCGTCGAGGACGGCCCGGCCGACGTGACCGCCGACCCCGACGAGCGCCCGGCACCGGGCTCGTGGCCGATGGCCGGCTACGACGCCGCCGGGACCGCGGCGGCGCCGGTCGAGAACGCGCCCGAGGGGGTCCCGCTCGAACGGACGTGGTCGGAGTCGACCGGTCAGAACGGCCCGACGGCGCCGGTCGTCGCCGACGGGACGCTCCTCGTGGTGACCACCCACCACGACGCGGCGCTGTCCGCGTTCGACCCGGCGGACGGCGCCGAGCGGTGGTCCGCGACGTACGACGACGTCAGCCACGTGACGCCCGCGATCGGCGACGGGGCCGGGTTCGCCCCCTGGGAGAACGACGGGACCGGCTCGTACCTCGGCGCGGTGGGCCTCTCCGACAGCGAGCGCAGATGGCGCCGGACGCTCTCGGCCTCGGTGTCGGCGTCCCCGGTGATCGCGGGCGACACCGTCTTCACCGGCCACGAGTTCGACCCGGCCGTCCTCGCGGTGGACGCCCGATCGGGCGAGCTCGGCGTTCGACTCGCGCTCTCGGATCCGGGTACCGCGGTCCGGTGCGTCGCGGTGGCCGACGGTCGCGCGTACGTCGGCGCGAACGGGTCGAACAGCGACTACCCGAACCTCGGGTGGGTCCTGGCGCTCGATCCGGACGCGGGAGCGGTCGAGTGGGTCTACCCGGGCGCGCCGGTCCGGGACCTCGCGGTCAGCGACGGGACCGTCTACGCGGCCACCGAGGCCGGCATCACCGCGCTCGACGCGGACGGCGGCGAAACGGTGTGGACGGCCCACAGCGAGGAAACCATCGACAGCGCGGACTCGGTCGCCGTCACCGATGACGTGGTCGTCGGGGGGACGCACGAACGGGTCGCCGCGTTCGACGCGCCCTCCGGCGATCGGCGGTGGGCCGCCCCCGTCGGCGGGCGGAACGTGCTCGCGTGCGCCGGCGACACGGTCTTCGCGGCCGGTCTCGTGGCGAACGAGGACTCGTGGGTGCTCGCGACCTTCGCGACCGACGACGGGACCGAGCGGTCGCGGCGGGCCCTCGACGCGGAGCCGACCGGCGGAACCGTCGCCGCCGGGTCCGTCTTCGTCGTGACCGAGTACGGGACGCTCCACCGCTTCGGAGCCGGCTGA
- a CDS encoding DUF7090 family protein — MDYQLAIESAPDTVPGGTGILLLHPSTGETDRIDTEFLSTDTDEMLVISTRTTAREVRQKLEHYEVDEERATILDALSVERGYTRRQSENVKYVSAPDDLEGIVEETRAFLESTEGKRRVSLDSVTEMVYYSDAERAAEAVDAILELLDEHDAVGLFHLAKGVHDDAELEDFRARFDGVVDLSEDGSVDADF, encoded by the coding sequence ATGGATTACCAGCTCGCCATCGAGTCGGCGCCGGACACGGTACCCGGCGGGACGGGCATCCTCCTGCTGCATCCGAGCACGGGCGAGACCGACCGCATCGACACGGAGTTTCTGAGCACGGACACCGACGAGATGCTGGTCATCTCGACGCGGACCACCGCCCGCGAGGTGCGCCAGAAGCTCGAACACTACGAGGTCGACGAGGAGCGGGCGACGATCCTCGACGCGCTGTCGGTCGAGCGGGGCTACACCCGCCGCCAGTCCGAGAACGTCAAGTACGTCTCCGCGCCGGACGACCTCGAGGGGATCGTCGAGGAGACGCGCGCCTTCCTCGAATCGACCGAGGGCAAGCGCCGGGTCAGTCTCGACTCGGTGACGGAGATGGTGTACTACTCCGACGCCGAGCGGGCCGCCGAGGCCGTCGACGCCATCCTCGAACTCCTGGACGAGCACGACGCCGTCGGCCTGTTCCATCTCGCGAAGGGCGTCCACGACGACGCGGAACTGGAGGACTTCCGCGCGCGGTTCGACGGCGTGGTCGACCTCTCCGAGGACGGCTCCGTCGACGCCGACTTCTGA
- a CDS encoding lycopene cyclase domain-containing protein: MDSGRAKGFVALAFGLGVAVLWAAVAGVVPPSGGVAAVVLFGTALGVATGPVARAERRLASGLAAGLAALVAAVAVEPLAGVPLPDIGVLGPYTYLATELVFGSLALGLLVRAGRAALRRAAVTVAVVYPLAYVWDWYTLAVGVFAIPLRTGVEFVGIPVEEHLFMLVVPALVLGIHETLHDRSE; the protein is encoded by the coding sequence ATGGACAGCGGTCGCGCGAAGGGGTTCGTCGCCCTCGCCTTCGGCCTCGGCGTCGCCGTGCTCTGGGCGGCGGTCGCGGGAGTCGTGCCCCCGAGCGGGGGCGTCGCCGCGGTGGTCTTGTTCGGGACGGCGCTGGGGGTCGCCACGGGGCCGGTCGCGCGGGCGGAGCGGCGCCTGGCATCGGGGCTCGCCGCTGGACTGGCCGCGCTCGTCGCGGCCGTCGCCGTCGAACCGCTGGCCGGCGTTCCGCTGCCCGACATCGGCGTCCTCGGTCCGTACACCTACCTCGCGACCGAACTCGTGTTCGGGTCGCTCGCGCTGGGGCTGCTCGTCCGCGCGGGCCGGGCGGCGCTACGGCGCGCGGCCGTGACCGTCGCCGTCGTCTACCCGCTGGCGTACGTCTGGGACTGGTACACGCTGGCGGTCGGGGTGTTCGCCATCCCGCTGCGGACCGGCGTCGAGTTCGTCGGGATCCCGGTCGAGGAACACCTGTTCATGCTCGTCGTCCCGGCGCTGGTGCTGGGGATCCACGAGACGCTCCACGACCGGTCGGAGTGA
- a CDS encoding MFS transporter, giving the protein MRVDLSDPRALIRRYYLFQALAAVGFVSPVFALFVLRDLTYPQYGTLSAVYSLVLVGGEIPTGYVGDRAGRRDTLVASKIAMAASLLGFLLVDSFASYLVVYVLWGAGVALSSGTGGAWLYEVLESTVGEEQFTTVRGRGQSIARWSSAVTTVVGAVLYGADPRAPFLAAGALMLVGAGVVATLPRTEQFEAGETAGPSVRDALPLLRDRLARPPLRSFVAFAALVFGAVGAGNQYVQPIAVAVVEGVDFAALPVVGGVVGTVGTASLPVDVPVSAATGLGPLYASFALVAGVVSYYAGPIEARFGLSRVLAGAAVVLVAATLVPLAVPLAAFATFYLLRAVHYLLRPMVEGHVNDRVESVGRATVLSAVSMVVGLARTPFVVLAGVAAGARGPVAAYGALGALLVVTAVPLVLLGSPFPDEDAAAAGDDEETDGGAPN; this is encoded by the coding sequence GTGCGCGTCGACCTGTCGGACCCGCGGGCGCTGATCCGCCGCTACTACCTCTTCCAGGCGCTGGCGGCGGTCGGGTTCGTCTCCCCGGTCTTCGCGCTGTTCGTCCTCCGCGATCTGACGTACCCGCAGTACGGGACGCTGAGCGCGGTCTACTCGCTGGTGCTGGTCGGTGGCGAGATCCCGACCGGGTACGTCGGCGACCGCGCTGGCCGCCGGGACACGCTCGTCGCGAGCAAGATCGCGATGGCCGCCTCGCTGCTCGGGTTCCTCCTCGTGGATTCGTTCGCCTCCTACCTCGTCGTCTACGTGCTCTGGGGGGCCGGGGTCGCCCTGTCGTCTGGGACGGGCGGCGCCTGGCTCTACGAGGTGCTCGAATCGACCGTCGGCGAGGAACAGTTCACGACCGTCCGCGGCCGCGGCCAGTCGATCGCCCGCTGGAGTTCCGCGGTGACGACCGTCGTCGGCGCCGTCCTCTACGGGGCCGACCCCCGGGCGCCGTTCCTCGCGGCGGGCGCGCTCATGCTCGTCGGTGCGGGCGTGGTCGCCACGCTCCCCCGCACGGAGCAGTTCGAGGCCGGCGAGACGGCCGGCCCGTCGGTCCGCGACGCGCTCCCGCTGCTGCGCGACCGCCTCGCCCGCCCGCCGCTGCGGTCGTTCGTCGCCTTCGCCGCGCTCGTCTTCGGCGCCGTCGGCGCCGGCAACCAGTACGTCCAGCCGATCGCCGTCGCGGTCGTCGAGGGGGTCGACTTCGCAGCGCTCCCGGTCGTCGGCGGCGTCGTGGGGACGGTCGGGACCGCATCGCTCCCGGTCGATGTTCCGGTGTCGGCGGCGACCGGACTGGGACCGCTGTACGCGAGTTTCGCCCTCGTCGCGGGCGTCGTCAGCTACTACGCGGGGCCGATCGAGGCGCGGTTCGGCCTCTCGCGCGTCCTCGCGGGGGCCGCGGTCGTCCTCGTCGCCGCGACGCTGGTCCCGCTCGCGGTCCCGCTGGCGGCGTTCGCGACGTTCTACCTGCTCCGTGCGGTCCACTACCTGCTCCGCCCGATGGTCGAGGGCCACGTCAACGACCGGGTCGAGAGCGTCGGACGGGCGACGGTGCTGTCGGCCGTCTCGATGGTCGTCGGCCTCGCGCGGACGCCGTTCGTCGTCCTCGCCGGCGTCGCGGCGGGCGCTCGCGGGCCGGTCGCCGCCTACGGCGCGCTCGGCGCGTTGCTGGTCGTGACGGCCGTCCCGCTCGTCCTCCTGGGCTCGCCGTTCCCCGACGAGGACGCGGCGGCCGCAGGTGACGACGAGGAAACCGACGGCGGCGCGCCGAACTGA
- a CDS encoding pyridoxal phosphate-dependent aminotransferase, which produces MTEFSRRVEQVSISGIREVFEAAGEDAINLGLGQPDFPTPEHAREGAIEAIRAGEADEYTSNKGTESLREAIAGRYAEDRGIDVDPNDVIATAGGSEALHIALEAHVDPGEEVVFPDPGFVSYEALTHIAGGEPKPVPLRDDLTMAPETVEEAITDDTAAFVVNSPANPTGAVQSPEDMREFARIADEHDVLCISDEVYEHIVFEGEHRSPLEFAETDNVVAVSACSKTYSMTGWRLGWVTGSNRRIERMLRVHQYGQACATAAAQHAGEAALTGPQDPVDEMVEAFEQRRDVLLDGLADIGLECPTPKGAFYAMPKVPEGFVDEVIDRGVVVVPGDAFGEHGEGYARISYAVNVETLKEALEVMDDAYDAVA; this is translated from the coding sequence ATGACGGAGTTCTCTCGACGCGTCGAGCAGGTGTCGATCAGCGGCATTCGCGAGGTCTTCGAGGCCGCCGGCGAGGACGCGATCAACCTCGGCCTGGGCCAGCCGGACTTCCCGACGCCCGAGCACGCCCGCGAGGGCGCCATCGAGGCCATCCGCGCGGGGGAGGCCGACGAGTACACCTCCAACAAGGGCACCGAGTCGCTGCGGGAAGCCATCGCGGGCCGCTACGCCGAGGACCGCGGCATCGACGTGGACCCGAATGACGTCATCGCCACCGCCGGCGGGAGCGAGGCGCTGCACATCGCGCTGGAGGCCCACGTCGACCCCGGCGAGGAAGTGGTCTTCCCCGACCCCGGGTTCGTCTCCTACGAGGCGCTGACGCACATCGCCGGCGGCGAGCCGAAGCCGGTCCCGCTGCGCGACGACCTGACGATGGCTCCCGAAACGGTCGAGGAGGCGATCACCGACGACACCGCCGCCTTCGTCGTCAACAGTCCCGCCAACCCCACCGGCGCAGTCCAGTCGCCCGAGGACATGCGCGAGTTCGCCCGGATCGCCGACGAGCACGACGTGCTCTGCATCTCCGACGAGGTCTACGAGCACATCGTCTTCGAGGGCGAGCACCGCTCGCCGCTGGAGTTCGCCGAGACGGACAACGTCGTCGCCGTGAGCGCTTGCTCGAAGACCTACTCGATGACGGGCTGGCGGCTGGGCTGGGTCACCGGCTCGAACCGCCGGATCGAACGGATGCTGCGCGTCCACCAGTACGGCCAGGCCTGCGCGACCGCCGCCGCCCAGCACGCCGGCGAGGCCGCGCTGACCGGCCCGCAGGACCCCGTCGACGAGATGGTCGAGGCCTTCGAACAGCGCCGCGACGTGCTGCTCGACGGCCTCGCGGACATCGGGCTGGAGTGTCCGACGCCGAAGGGCGCGTTCTACGCGATGCCCAAAGTACCGGAGGGGTTCGTCGACGAGGTGATCGACCGCGGGGTCGTCGTCGTCCCCGGCGACGCCTTCGGCGAGCACGGCGAGGGCTACGCCCGCATCTCCTACGCCGTCAACGTCGAGACGCTGAAGGAGGCCCTGGAGGTCATGGACGACGCCTACGACGCGGTGGCCTGA